The sequence below is a genomic window from Streptomyces sp. NBC_00582.
CGTGGTCGTCGGGCTGGAGTCCGGCGCCGACGACTACATCGTCAAGCCGTTCAAGCCGAAGGAGCTCGTGGCCCGTATCCGGGCGCGGCTGCGCAGGTCCGAGGAGCCGGCGCCGGAGCAGTTGGCGATCGGTGACCTCGTCATCGATGTCGCCGGGCACTCCGTGAAGCGCGAGGGGCAGTCCATCGCGCTGACGCCGCTGGAGTTCGACCTGCTGGTCGCGCTGGCGCGCAAGCCGTGGCAGGTGTTCACCCGTGAAGTGCTCCTCGAACAGGTGTGGGGTTACCGGCACGCCGCCGACACCCGCCTGGTCAACGTGCACGTCCAGCGGCTTCGCTCCAAGGTCGAGAAGGACCCGGAGCGACCGGAGATCGTGGTGACCGTCCGAGGCGTCGGCTACAAGGCAGGACCGAGCTGACATGTCCGGGGACAGTGCCGCTTCGGCCCCCGGCCGGTCCGGGGTCCGACCGGAGCGGCCTGTCGGCCGGAAGACCATGGGTTCACGTTTCGGACGCTTCTTCGAGGGCGGACTGCTCCAGGGCGGAATGCAGGGCAGCCCCGTCCTGCGACTGCTGCTGCGCTGGGTACGCCGGCCGCTGCTGCCCGTCATGCGGCTGTGGCGCCGCAACATCCAGCTCAAGGTCGTCGCCACCACCCTGCTGATGTCCCTCGGCGTCGTCCTGCTGCTCGGCTTCGTCGTCATCGGCCAGGTCCGCAACGGACTGCTGGACGCCAAGGTCAAAGCCTCACAGAGCCAGGCCACCGGCGGGTTCGCCGTCGCCAAACAGAAGGCCGACGAGGCGGCGGCCGCAGGGGGCGGCGACGGAACCGCCGTCGACGGGAACTCCCCGCAGAACGTCA
It includes:
- the mtrA gene encoding two-component system response regulator MtrA, whose product is MMSFMKGRVLVVDDDTALAEMLGIVLRGEGFEPSFVADGDKALAAFREAKPDLVLLDLMLPGRDGIEVCRLIRAESGVPIVMLTAKSDTVDVVVGLESGADDYIVKPFKPKELVARIRARLRRSEEPAPEQLAIGDLVIDVAGHSVKREGQSIALTPLEFDLLVALARKPWQVFTREVLLEQVWGYRHAADTRLVNVHVQRLRSKVEKDPERPEIVVTVRGVGYKAGPS